One segment of Neobacillus endophyticus DNA contains the following:
- a CDS encoding methyl-accepting chemotaxis protein, translating into MEQAKQKFKWNRVNHKLVAGMTAVAIIPTITIAIISNVVTQNIIDKQTTQNNLQLSEQISTSLDYKIEGVANQVHLLANNINFTQYYQNPMNSQYGYYLLDGTLKTNKDYAFVYYGTSKKELLSAPTTELPKDYDPTQRDWYQGAVAKDGKIFYSEPYKDEGTGQLVLTIAQAVKDQSGNIVGVLGIDLNMDNFSKAMEKIKIGNKGYMTIVGDDGKYIYNPDAKKIGTDFPKNIWNNVNKDDEGSSNFQLNGSDEFSTFTTNKNTGWKFISIEDRSEITQTANSIRNIGWILTAIFGVLSALSAYILGKRISKNINTVKSALETAAQGDFTARVSVNTNDEFKDLEESFNDTMEQLSISLRKVGETSKTVFDTSAHLSMMTSETNAALSEVALAIEEIAQGANLQARNVQTSSDQMRDLSNQLDDVHVSTEDMNSVSQRSMELSSKGLERIVLLSEKSTETKSHTSEVASIVKEVDVRMEEINSIINVITKITDQTNLLSLNASIESARAGEHGKGFAVVANEVRNLAEQSRASAVEIKKIVDSIKSVVKNAVHAMERTNMAVNEQDEAVIETKAIFDQIQSAINDLAQKVTDVEMSIKDSQTNKEVVSQEIESIIAVSQQTAAATEEVSASTEEISATMNSFTQHSYGLKELSAQLDDEIKKFKLHE; encoded by the coding sequence CAATTGTCCGAACAGATCAGTACGAGTTTGGATTACAAAATTGAAGGTGTGGCCAATCAAGTGCATTTGTTGGCAAACAATATAAATTTTACCCAATATTATCAAAATCCGATGAACAGTCAATATGGGTATTATCTGTTAGATGGAACGTTAAAAACAAATAAGGATTATGCATTTGTGTATTATGGTACATCCAAAAAGGAACTGTTGAGTGCCCCAACAACGGAACTTCCTAAAGACTATGATCCCACTCAGCGCGATTGGTATCAGGGAGCAGTAGCAAAAGACGGGAAAATTTTCTATAGTGAACCATATAAGGATGAAGGGACAGGCCAATTGGTTCTTACCATTGCCCAAGCGGTTAAAGACCAGAGCGGTAATATCGTCGGTGTATTGGGAATTGACCTCAATATGGATAATTTTTCGAAAGCAATGGAGAAAATTAAGATTGGCAATAAAGGGTATATGACGATCGTGGGTGACGATGGGAAATACATTTATAATCCAGATGCCAAAAAAATAGGTACGGATTTCCCTAAAAACATATGGAATAATGTGAATAAAGATGATGAAGGTAGCAGCAATTTTCAATTAAATGGATCGGATGAATTCTCAACCTTCACAACGAACAAAAATACAGGCTGGAAATTTATTTCTATAGAAGATCGTTCTGAAATTACGCAAACTGCTAACAGCATTCGTAATATTGGATGGATCTTAACGGCTATCTTTGGTGTATTATCTGCCTTGAGTGCGTATATTCTTGGAAAACGTATTTCGAAAAATATTAATACTGTAAAGTCTGCATTGGAAACAGCTGCACAAGGAGATTTTACAGCGAGAGTTTCCGTAAATACAAATGACGAATTTAAAGATTTGGAAGAAAGTTTTAATGACACAATGGAACAGTTATCGATCTCGTTGCGTAAAGTGGGCGAAACATCTAAGACAGTATTTGATACTTCTGCACACTTGTCGATGATGACAAGTGAAACAAATGCAGCATTATCTGAAGTGGCGCTGGCAATTGAAGAAATTGCTCAAGGGGCGAACTTGCAAGCGAGAAATGTCCAAACAAGCTCAGACCAAATGAGAGATTTGTCCAATCAATTGGATGATGTTCATGTATCCACAGAAGATATGAATAGCGTATCACAGCGTTCCATGGAACTAAGCAGCAAAGGATTGGAACGAATTGTTTTGCTGTCTGAAAAATCGACAGAAACGAAATCACATACTTCAGAAGTTGCTTCCATTGTAAAAGAAGTGGATGTGAGAATGGAAGAAATAAACTCCATAATTAATGTGATTACAAAAATTACTGATCAAACCAATCTATTGTCTCTAAATGCTTCGATTGAATCAGCCAGAGCAGGGGAGCATGGAAAAGGATTTGCAGTAGTGGCCAATGAAGTTCGTAACTTGGCTGAGCAATCAAGAGCATCTGCAGTGGAAATCAAAAAAATAGTCGACAGCATCAAATCGGTTGTAAAAAATGCCGTTCATGCAATGGAGCGTACAAATATGGCTGTCAATGAACAAGATGAGGCAGTAATAGAAACGAAAGCCATTTTCGATCAAATTCAATCAGCTATTAACGATTTAGCGCAAAAAGTTACCGATGTGGAAATGTCTATCAAAGATAGTCAAACAAATAAAGAAGTAGTCAGTCAGGAGATTGAAAGTATTATCGCGGTGTCTCAGCAAACAGCAGCTGCAACCGAGGAGGTTTCTGCTTCCACAGAAGAAATTTCTGCGACAATGAATTCCTTTACCCAGCATTCATACGGATTGAAAGAATTATCAGCGCAATTGGATGATGAAATTAAGAAATTTAAATTACATGAGTAA
- a CDS encoding methyl-accepting chemotaxis protein, with protein sequence MKIKTKLFIGIGILILLMIGALGISYKLNHNSQESYNDIIQNSENIRFDIKSIQFRLAGVSNDERGYLLTSDPQYTTEMKSKKDEINQFIASLKKLKLDENDTNMLNEIEGKYSAFLNASDQVVQAFQLGDVERAKQIHFEDERNARKALDPLISQFLSNKDNSMKKNINNLSHDIQIGNDILIFIGLLFIGLGVVIGFSLFRSIIKPIQLVHLQLQKIAEGEGDLTTEIEIKTNDEISHLAISFNELIKSLRHLIVQVRNNTELVAESAEHLTAIAEQTSKSTEEISNAMYEVASGTEKQSQIAEETSKTINEMSIGVQLIASNSQVVSNTAVEATEKASIGGQAVKTAVNQMSSIRQTVNGLSHIIKELNDHSNEIGQIIEVITGIAAQTNLLALNAAIEAARAGEHGKGFAVVADEVRKLAEQSADSAQQISQLVAMIQEETKKAVQSMDNTTKEVLSGIGVINSAGQSFDEIQDTVHIVTSQIQEVASAVQEMAAGTNQIVHSIQNITNVSETVAAGTQEVSTAAEEQSASMNEITSSASSLSTMAADLQKLIGRFKV encoded by the coding sequence ATGAAAATTAAAACTAAATTATTCATTGGAATTGGCATTTTAATTCTTTTAATGATTGGTGCTTTAGGGATATCCTACAAACTAAATCATAACTCCCAAGAATCTTATAATGACATAATCCAGAATAGTGAAAATATCCGTTTCGATATAAAATCAATCCAGTTTAGATTAGCTGGTGTATCTAATGATGAAAGAGGATATTTATTAACGAGTGATCCTCAATACACTACAGAGATGAAAAGCAAAAAAGATGAAATTAATCAATTTATTGCTAGTTTAAAAAAATTAAAGCTAGATGAAAATGATACAAACATGTTAAATGAAATTGAAGGGAAATATTCAGCATTCTTAAATGCGAGTGACCAAGTCGTCCAAGCTTTCCAGCTTGGTGATGTAGAGAGGGCTAAACAAATTCATTTTGAAGATGAAAGAAATGCCCGAAAAGCGCTCGATCCATTAATTTCACAATTTTTATCGAATAAAGATAACTCAATGAAAAAAAATATAAATAACTTAAGCCATGATATTCAAATTGGAAACGACATACTCATCTTTATTGGGCTCCTCTTTATTGGACTGGGGGTTGTAATTGGTTTTAGCTTATTCCGTTCCATCATCAAACCAATTCAGTTAGTTCACCTTCAATTACAAAAAATAGCCGAAGGTGAAGGAGACTTAACAACAGAAATTGAAATTAAAACGAATGATGAAATTTCACATCTTGCTATTTCATTTAACGAACTGATCAAGAGTCTCCGTCATCTGATTGTGCAAGTTAGAAACAACACAGAATTAGTTGCTGAATCTGCTGAACATTTAACAGCTATTGCAGAACAAACAAGTAAATCAACAGAAGAGATTTCCAACGCCATGTATGAAGTTGCTTCTGGTACAGAAAAACAATCTCAAATTGCAGAAGAAACTTCTAAAACAATCAATGAAATGTCGATTGGAGTTCAATTAATTGCTTCTAATTCTCAAGTTGTTTCCAATACAGCAGTAGAAGCTACAGAAAAAGCTTCCATTGGCGGCCAGGCAGTAAAAACAGCTGTCAATCAAATGAGCTCCATTCGACAAACAGTAAATGGATTATCACATATCATCAAAGAGCTTAACGATCATTCAAATGAAATTGGGCAAATTATTGAGGTTATAACAGGAATTGCCGCACAAACAAACCTTCTTGCATTAAATGCGGCAATTGAAGCTGCCAGAGCTGGAGAGCATGGAAAAGGCTTTGCTGTCGTAGCTGATGAAGTACGCAAATTAGCGGAACAATCTGCGGATTCTGCTCAGCAAATTTCACAGCTTGTTGCCATGATTCAAGAAGAAACAAAGAAAGCTGTCCAATCAATGGACAACACCACTAAAGAAGTTTTATCGGGCATTGGTGTCATTAACTCAGCAGGCCAATCTTTTGATGAAATTCAGGATACCGTTCATATCGTTACTTCTCAAATACAGGAAGTTGCTTCAGCAGTTCAAGAAATGGCTGCCGGCACCAATCAAATTGTTCATTCCATCCAGAACATTACGAATGTTTCAGAAACAGTAGCAGCAGGTACACAAGAGGTCTCAACAGCAGCCGAAGAACAATCTGCGTCAATGAATGAAATCACTTCATCAGCCTCTTCCTTATCGACAATGGCTGCTGATCTACAAAAGTTGATAGGCAGATTTAAAGTATAA
- a CDS encoding methyl-accepting chemotaxis protein, translated as MEKSNRSSKYKWNSVKTKLIAGMTAVAIIPTISIAVVSNAITQNVIGKQYGQATLQVTKQASDSLDYKIQGVVSQISLLSNNVDFKQFYQNPENAKYGNFLLNDTLNTNNEYLNVYFATTKNQMVLAPASQLPPGIDWTSRVWYKGAVNNDGKPFYSPPYKDAVTNKLVLTISQAVKDDSGNLVGVIGIDLSMDNFSKSMKSIQIGKNGYMTIIGNDGNYIYNPDSKKIGSALPTNLALADDLKKQNEGNSEYQLNGVDKFSSFTTNNRTGWKFISVLDKSEITNDANYIRNIGWLLTIVFGVLSAVCAYFLGKRISRNITTVKDALETASHGDFTARVSVNTNDEFKELEQSFNDTMEQLSASLRKVGVTSKTVLDTSAHLSIMTKETNAALSEVALAIEEIAQGANLQARNVQTSSDQMRNLSNQLDDVSDSTEEMNTVSDRSMELSGKGLERIVLLSEKSNETKTTTSEVASIVNEVDVRMEEINSIIDVITKITDQTNLLSLNASIESARAGEHGRGFAVVANEVRNLAEQSRASAVEIKRIVDSIKLVVKNAVNAMERTNKAVHEQEDAVSETKSIFNDILSAVRDLGQKVADVETSIKGSHSNKEVVSQEIESIIAVSQQTAAATEEVSASTEEISATMNSFTQHSNGLKELSEQLDNEIKKFKLGE; from the coding sequence ATGGAAAAATCAAATAGATCGTCAAAGTATAAGTGGAATTCAGTCAAAACAAAGTTAATTGCAGGAATGACAGCGGTTGCAATTATCCCTACGATATCAATTGCCGTTGTATCAAATGCCATCACACAAAATGTAATCGGCAAACAATACGGTCAGGCGACACTGCAAGTAACGAAGCAAGCCAGCGACAGCCTGGATTATAAAATCCAAGGGGTTGTCAGCCAAATCAGCTTGCTCTCCAATAATGTTGATTTTAAGCAATTTTATCAAAATCCGGAAAATGCTAAATACGGAAATTTTTTATTGAATGATACATTGAATACTAACAACGAGTATCTAAATGTCTATTTTGCAACGACTAAAAATCAAATGGTTTTGGCTCCAGCTTCTCAACTGCCACCTGGTATTGATTGGACTTCGAGAGTTTGGTATAAAGGTGCTGTTAATAATGATGGAAAGCCTTTTTACAGCCCGCCTTATAAAGACGCTGTTACCAACAAATTAGTACTAACGATTTCACAGGCGGTTAAGGATGATAGTGGAAATCTTGTCGGGGTCATCGGAATAGACCTTAGTATGGATAATTTCTCTAAATCGATGAAATCGATCCAAATTGGAAAAAATGGTTATATGACGATCATTGGTAATGATGGGAATTATATATACAACCCAGATTCTAAAAAAATAGGGTCAGCCTTACCAACTAATCTTGCCTTAGCGGATGATCTTAAGAAACAAAATGAAGGAAACAGCGAATACCAATTAAATGGGGTCGATAAATTTTCTTCTTTTACCACCAATAATCGAACTGGCTGGAAATTTATTTCGGTTTTAGACAAATCTGAAATTACCAATGATGCCAATTATATTCGAAATATTGGATGGTTGTTAACGATAGTATTTGGCGTACTGTCTGCTGTTTGTGCTTATTTCTTAGGTAAACGGATTTCCAGAAATATTACAACTGTTAAGGATGCATTAGAAACCGCATCTCATGGAGATTTCACTGCCAGAGTATCTGTCAATACAAATGACGAATTTAAAGAATTAGAACAAAGCTTCAATGATACAATGGAACAATTATCAGCATCTTTAAGAAAAGTAGGGGTAACATCTAAGACTGTTTTAGATACATCTGCCCACCTTTCCATCATGACAAAAGAAACGAATGCTGCATTATCTGAAGTAGCACTGGCCATTGAAGAAATCGCACAAGGGGCAAACCTTCAAGCAAGAAACGTTCAGACAAGTTCAGATCAAATGAGAAATTTATCAAACCAATTGGATGATGTATCTGATTCTACAGAAGAAATGAACACTGTCTCAGATCGTTCAATGGAATTGAGCGGTAAAGGGTTAGAGCGAATTGTCTTGCTCTCAGAAAAATCTAATGAAACTAAAACGACTACTTCAGAAGTAGCTTCGATTGTGAATGAAGTAGATGTGCGAATGGAAGAAATTAATTCCATTATTGATGTTATTACAAAAATTACAGATCAAACCAACCTATTATCATTAAATGCTTCGATTGAATCTGCAAGAGCAGGTGAGCATGGTAGAGGTTTTGCGGTTGTAGCCAATGAAGTTCGCAATTTAGCAGAACAATCTCGTGCATCAGCTGTTGAAATCAAGCGAATCGTCGATAGCATTAAATTGGTTGTGAAAAACGCTGTAAATGCGATGGAAAGAACCAATAAGGCTGTTCACGAACAAGAGGATGCTGTATCAGAAACGAAATCCATTTTCAATGATATTTTATCAGCCGTTCGTGATTTGGGCCAAAAAGTGGCAGATGTGGAAACTTCCATTAAGGGAAGCCATTCCAATAAAGAAGTGGTTAGTCAGGAAATTGAAAGTATCATTGCCGTTTCACAACAAACAGCAGCTGCAACAGAGGAAGTTTCTGCTTCCACAGAGGAAATCTCTGCAACCATGAACTCATTTACCCAACATTCAAATGGGCTAAAAGAATTGTCAGAGCAATTGGATAATGAGATTAAAAAATTTAAATTAGGAGAGTAA
- the flgM gene encoding flagellar biosynthesis anti-sigma factor FlgM codes for MRINDVKYGLNPYQNQINRNKTNTNKASNKDVVNISSSGQEIYQAMKSDQADRQKRIEQLKEQVSNGTYQVDSQKVAQKMLDFWDK; via the coding sequence ATGAGAATTAATGATGTGAAATACGGATTAAACCCGTATCAAAATCAAATAAATCGTAATAAAACAAATACTAATAAAGCTTCTAATAAGGATGTAGTCAATATCTCTTCAAGCGGTCAAGAAATTTATCAAGCCATGAAATCAGATCAAGCTGACCGCCAAAAACGAATTGAACAACTGAAAGAACAAGTATCGAATGGAACTTATCAAGTAGACAGCCAAAAAGTTGCTCAAAAAATGTTGGATTTCTGGGATAAGTAA
- a CDS encoding flagellar protein FlgN, with translation MESLQKLKQTLTYMVEAHQQLLRLAEEKRTILVEGKAPELQTIISKESKYTDLIQKLEAQREAVLKAVLVEKGLVNQSLTIDQFIQTIDQPLEKQFLAKTIGQLRKLVNELIQLNKSNQELIKMALSYIQYSMNIIMPKEPSIGYGNKSHVRSAKLLDAKI, from the coding sequence ATGGAATCATTACAAAAACTTAAACAAACATTGACTTATATGGTAGAGGCTCATCAACAGCTACTAAGGTTGGCGGAGGAGAAACGGACAATCCTCGTTGAAGGCAAAGCTCCCGAATTACAAACCATTATAAGTAAAGAAAGTAAATATACAGACCTCATCCAAAAGCTGGAGGCACAGAGGGAAGCAGTGCTGAAGGCAGTATTGGTTGAAAAGGGACTTGTAAATCAATCTCTAACAATTGATCAATTCATCCAAACGATAGACCAGCCACTGGAAAAACAATTTCTTGCCAAAACGATCGGGCAGCTCCGAAAACTTGTGAATGAACTGATTCAACTGAATAAAAGTAATCAAGAGCTGATCAAGATGGCTTTATCATATATACAATATTCTATGAACATCATTATGCCGAAAGAGCCTTCAATCGGATATGGAAATAAATCACATGTTAGGTCGGCAAAGCTTTTAGATGCAAAAATATAG
- the flgK gene encoding flagellar hook-associated protein FlgK, with product MTSTFMGLELGKRALFAQQAALNTTGQNIANANTDGYTRQRAELQATNAIPYVGMSNDASAGQLGTGVEVNKISRLREDYLDVQYRGQNKDLGYYTATSDAYTKIEGIMNEPSDSGIANAMDQFWQSWQELSKTPDSASARAVVVQRGQALAESFQYTNDQLNQMSSDLNNVIQVDVSNVNSLTQQIGALNDQISKLVPNGYQPNDLYDKRDVLLDQLSKMVNVDVKPSSAGNGMVDVFVGNQAIVQGKTNNNITYPSPGGSSDQISVNGTSVSLQSGELLGRIDSYTNIIPDMQTKLTNLENSFVSQVNQLHSAQGQAYNLDDINNPSPSGQTAGLNFFVDSSDPTNTNLDYTKSINWTVNPDIASDLNKVAAASTPNAGDGNNAMAIANLKTTILNVNGTSATADDYYQNIIGQLGVSSQQAQRMQNNTQTLVTQVDNQRQSVSGVSLDEEMTNMVRFQQAYNAAARVVTTMDDVLDKVINGMGATR from the coding sequence ATGACTTCCACATTTATGGGGCTGGAGTTGGGGAAGAGAGCACTTTTCGCTCAACAGGCAGCGTTAAATACAACTGGACAAAATATTGCAAACGCCAATACAGACGGGTACACTCGCCAGCGTGCTGAACTGCAGGCAACCAATGCCATTCCTTATGTGGGCATGAGCAATGATGCAAGTGCTGGACAACTTGGGACTGGTGTAGAAGTTAACAAAATTAGCAGATTAAGAGAAGATTATTTGGATGTTCAATATCGTGGCCAAAATAAGGATTTGGGTTATTATACTGCTACTTCTGATGCCTATACAAAAATTGAAGGAATCATGAATGAACCATCTGATAGTGGAATAGCTAACGCCATGGATCAATTTTGGCAAAGTTGGCAAGAACTATCAAAAACTCCCGACAGTGCTTCAGCTCGTGCGGTTGTTGTCCAACGTGGACAAGCGCTAGCGGAGTCCTTTCAATATACAAATGATCAATTAAATCAAATGTCATCGGATTTAAACAATGTCATCCAAGTGGATGTCAGTAATGTAAATTCTCTTACCCAGCAAATTGGGGCATTAAATGATCAAATCTCTAAGTTAGTTCCAAATGGATATCAGCCAAATGACTTATATGATAAACGTGATGTTCTACTTGATCAATTATCCAAAATGGTTAACGTTGATGTTAAGCCATCTAGTGCTGGAAACGGGATGGTGGACGTATTTGTTGGCAATCAGGCAATTGTTCAAGGGAAAACAAACAACAATATTACTTACCCAAGCCCTGGTGGAAGTTCAGACCAGATTTCCGTAAATGGAACTTCTGTTTCATTACAATCAGGTGAACTACTTGGCCGCATTGATTCATATACAAATATTATCCCTGATATGCAAACGAAGTTGACTAATTTAGAAAATTCGTTCGTAAGTCAAGTGAACCAACTGCATAGTGCACAAGGGCAGGCTTATAACTTAGATGATATTAACAATCCCTCTCCATCAGGTCAAACTGCTGGGTTGAACTTTTTTGTGGATAGCAGTGATCCCACTAATACGAATTTGGATTATACAAAATCGATAAACTGGACTGTAAATCCTGATATAGCAAGTGACCTTAATAAAGTTGCTGCTGCCAGCACACCGAATGCTGGGGATGGAAACAACGCAATGGCTATAGCGAACCTTAAAACGACCATATTGAATGTAAATGGTACAAGTGCAACCGCTGATGATTATTATCAAAATATAATTGGACAATTAGGTGTAAGTTCACAGCAAGCCCAGCGAATGCAAAATAATACTCAGACGCTAGTTACTCAGGTGGATAACCAACGTCAGTCCGTTTCTGGTGTTTCACTTGATGAGGAAATGACAAATATGGTTCGCTTTCAGCAAGCCTATAATGCTGCAGCTCGTGTTGTCACAACGATGGATGATGTTCTGGATAAAGTGATAAACGGGATGGGAGCTACAAGATAA
- the flgL gene encoding flagellar hook-associated protein FlgL, which translates to MSTRITQTMMNQTLLANLQTNYRNLSQTQQELSSGKKINKPSDDPVAAVRAMNYQSTLNEIDQYKRNVSDGSSWMQSTDSSLDEVTQVLQRVRELTVQAGNSTNSSTDLQAIKDEITQLSGHLVEVGNSEIGGRYLFGGTATTTAPCDGSQNPPAVSNNNGAVNYQVGKGSTVQINVTGNQVFNQNGGMFNVLKSITDSIDNGTNPSDQLNNLDAQINNVITIRSDLGARMNRMDLSSSRLDGLEQSTNNLMSNEVDVDIAQAYTNFSAQQAVYNSALSAGAKIIQPSLVDFLK; encoded by the coding sequence ATGAGTACACGGATTACCCAAACCATGATGAATCAAACTTTATTGGCAAACTTGCAAACGAACTATCGTAATTTATCACAAACCCAACAGGAGCTTTCATCTGGTAAAAAGATTAACAAGCCTTCAGATGACCCTGTAGCTGCCGTTAGGGCCATGAATTATCAATCTACTCTAAATGAAATTGATCAATACAAACGCAATGTGAGCGATGGTTCAAGCTGGATGCAATCCACAGACAGCTCATTAGACGAGGTCACACAAGTCTTGCAGCGTGTTCGTGAATTAACGGTCCAAGCGGGCAACAGTACGAATAGTTCCACTGACCTTCAGGCCATTAAGGATGAAATAACACAGCTAAGCGGGCATCTTGTTGAAGTTGGCAATTCTGAGATTGGTGGAAGATACCTATTTGGGGGAACAGCGACCACAACTGCACCATGTGATGGATCTCAAAATCCCCCGGCTGTTTCTAATAATAATGGTGCTGTGAATTATCAAGTTGGCAAAGGTTCAACAGTACAAATTAATGTGACAGGTAATCAGGTATTTAATCAAAATGGCGGTATGTTTAATGTTTTAAAAAGCATCACGGACAGTATTGACAATGGGACAAATCCTTCAGATCAACTAAATAACCTAGATGCTCAAATAAATAATGTGATTACAATTCGCTCAGATTTAGGAGCACGGATGAATCGAATGGATTTGAGCAGTTCCCGATTAGACGGGCTGGAGCAATCCACGAATAATTTAATGTCAAATGAAGTAGATGTCGATATTGCGCAAGCATACACTAATTTTAGTGCACAACAAGCAGTTTACAACTCTGCATTATCAGCTGGCGCGAAAATCATTCAACCTAGTTTGGTGGACTTCTTAAAATAA
- a CDS encoding flagellar brake protein, protein MYPKVGQNIQFKINNRDETWKSVVADIQDEEIFITFPTDRTILGSLLTGSPIEIIYASGESKYEFVTEILGKKIENILLVKIRKPKEEEIKKIQERENFRVNASLRLALKETKLSTVNISAGGLLCSCDMVEEFTIGEEVLGMVFVPDNSNDETTSVSFKGEIIRVDVLKEIGKKNIAVKFNSIETKDQQKILQYCFEKQRQNRSKIR, encoded by the coding sequence TTGTATCCCAAGGTAGGCCAAAATATTCAGTTTAAAATTAACAATCGTGATGAAACTTGGAAGTCTGTTGTTGCCGATATTCAGGATGAAGAAATTTTCATTACGTTTCCTACAGATCGAACCATTTTGGGTTCACTGCTAACAGGTTCTCCAATTGAAATTATATATGCAAGTGGAGAAAGCAAATATGAATTTGTAACAGAAATATTAGGGAAAAAAATTGAAAACATTCTTCTAGTTAAGATAAGAAAACCAAAGGAAGAAGAGATAAAAAAGATTCAGGAAAGAGAAAACTTTCGTGTAAATGCAAGTTTACGCCTAGCTTTGAAAGAGACGAAATTAAGCACGGTAAACATTAGTGCTGGCGGATTGTTATGCTCATGCGACATGGTTGAGGAATTCACTATAGGCGAAGAGGTTTTGGGTATGGTATTTGTTCCTGATAATTCAAATGATGAAACAACATCTGTTTCTTTTAAAGGAGAGATTATCAGGGTTGATGTGCTAAAAGAAATCGGGAAGAAAAATATTGCGGTAAAATTCAATTCAATTGAAACAAAAGATCAACAGAAAATTCTTCAATATTGTTTTGAAAAACAACGTCAAAACAGATCAAAAATTCGATAA
- the fliS gene encoding flagellar export chaperone FliS produces the protein MAFGNPYQTYQKQAVTTSKPEELTFMLYQGLVKFIRLSKMAIQNNNLPESHNYNVRAQDIITEFIATLNKDYAVSETLLPLYDYMKRRLIEANRKKDENILEEVEGFAVELMETWSNAMKLSAKA, from the coding sequence ATGGCTTTTGGAAATCCATATCAAACATATCAAAAACAAGCAGTCACTACATCAAAACCTGAAGAATTAACTTTCATGCTTTATCAAGGTTTGGTGAAATTTATTCGATTATCAAAAATGGCAATTCAAAATAACAATTTACCTGAGAGTCATAATTATAATGTAAGGGCACAAGATATAATAACAGAATTTATTGCAACCTTAAACAAAGATTATGCTGTTTCTGAGACATTGCTTCCACTATACGATTACATGAAGCGACGATTAATTGAAGCAAATCGAAAAAAAGACGAAAACATATTGGAAGAAGTCGAAGGATTTGCAGTAGAACTGATGGAAACATGGTCCAATGCAATGAAGCTTAGTGCAAAGGCTTGA
- a CDS encoding glucosaminidase domain-containing protein, with amino-acid sequence MKIGDNSLARTMQAQLNPVSQNQNLPSQASGSSQFGSVLAAVLNQLLLQTENDSLASDPSNMNSTADNGLGNMLSSNNTGMDSLISALGLNSGGVSSLLGNISSYGNIADSLTGNSSDDSSSTDSLIGTSPLNTNDALLGNLSLNNNQPLNFHSINADQLNSQLDGKLTGMGQVFIQAGKLYNVDPALLAAITKHESANGKSNAAYEKNNVAGVMGSDGLKSYSSVEACIMDTARNLSKNYLGAGLSSIAEIGHKYAPVGAGNDPTGLNNYWVNGVTKFYNQLRA; translated from the coding sequence ATGAAAATCGGTGATAATTCCCTAGCTAGAACGATGCAAGCGCAGTTAAATCCGGTTTCACAGAATCAAAATTTGCCATCGCAAGCTTCAGGGTCTTCTCAATTCGGTAGTGTACTCGCAGCTGTATTAAATCAACTATTGCTGCAAACAGAAAATGATTCCTTGGCATCTGATCCCTCAAATATGAATTCCACAGCGGATAATGGATTAGGTAATATGTTGTCATCCAATAATACAGGAATGGATTCCCTCATTTCTGCATTAGGTTTAAATTCAGGTGGCGTCAGTTCCCTTTTGGGGAATATTTCATCATATGGTAATATAGCTGACTCGCTCACTGGGAATTCATCAGATGACAGCTCAAGCACTGATTCATTAATTGGAACTAGTCCATTAAATACAAATGATGCTCTGTTAGGAAATTTGTCGCTTAATAATAACCAGCCATTAAATTTCCACTCTATCAATGCCGATCAGCTTAATTCGCAATTAGATGGAAAACTAACGGGCATGGGGCAAGTCTTTATCCAAGCAGGGAAACTTTACAATGTTGATCCTGCGCTGTTAGCAGCGATCACCAAACACGAATCGGCTAATGGTAAATCAAATGCAGCTTACGAAAAAAATAATGTTGCTGGTGTAATGGGCTCTGATGGATTAAAATCTTATTCATCTGTTGAAGCATGCATCATGGATACGGCTCGAAATTTGAGCAAAAATTATTTGGGTGCTGGCTTAAGTAGTATAGCCGAGATTGGTCACAAATATGCACCTGTAGGCGCTGGGAATGATCCAACAGGACTTAACAATTATTGGGTAAATGGCGTAACGAAATTTTATAATCAGCTAAGAGCATAG